A genomic window from Gossypium hirsutum isolate 1008001.06 chromosome D10, Gossypium_hirsutum_v2.1, whole genome shotgun sequence includes:
- the LOC107913821 gene encoding ubiquitin receptor RAD23b isoform X1, which translates to MKLIVKTLKGSHFEIRVQPNDTVMAVKKNIEDIQGKDNYPCGQQLLIHNGKVLKDETTLAENKVSEDGFLVVMLSKSKSLGSTGASSAQPASSTPSTTVPASAPSSNSTPATGAPAQASQQTDTYSQAASNLVAGNNLEQTIQQLMDMGGGNWDKETVTRALRAAYNNPERAVDYLYSGIPESAEVAVPVARFSTSQTTETGAAPAAPVSGAPNSSPLNMFPQETLSGAAAGGDGSLDFLRNNQQFQALRTMVQSNPQILQPMLQELGKQNPQLLRLIQEHHAEFLQLINEPLEGSEGDIFDQAEQEMPHAINVTPAEQEAIERLEAMGFDRALVIEAFLACDRNEELAANYLLENGGDFED; encoded by the exons ATGAAGCTCATCGTCAAAACCCTAAAAGGCAGTCACTTTGAAATTAGGGTTCAGCCCAATGATACC GTTATGGCTGTGAAGAAAAACATAGAAGATATACAAGGGAAAGACAATTATCCATGTGGGCAACAGCTGTTGATTCATAATGGGAAGGTTTTGAAAGATGAAACTACTTTAGCTGAAAATAAAGTATCTGAAGATGGTTTtctggttgtcatgcttagcaag AGCAAGTCTTTGGGTTCAACTGGAGCCTCTTCTGCTCAG CCTGCGTCATCAACTCCATCTACCACTGTTCCTGCTTCTGCACCTTCTTCAAATTCTACACCTGCCACAGGAGCTCCTGCACAAGCATC TCAACAAACCGATACCTATAGTCAAGCTGCTTCGAATTTAGTTGCTGGTAATAATCTTGAGCAGACTATCCAACAATTGATGGATATGGGTGGAGGCAATTGGGACAAAGAAACTGTAACTCGTGCACTTCGAGCTGCTTATAATAACCCAGAGCGAGCAGTGGATTATCTATATTCT GGGATTCCTGAATCAGCAGAAGTGGCAGTGCCAGTGGCTCGTTTTTCTACAAGTCAGACTACTGAAACTGGTGCTGCCCCTGCTGCTCCTGTTTCAGGGGCTCCTAATTCTTCACCTTTGAATATGTTTCCTCAG GAAACACTTTCTGGGGCTGCTGCTGGTGGAGATGGATCCCTGGATTTCCTCCGGAACAACCAAcag TTCCAAGCATTGCGAACAATGGTGCAATCGAACCCACAAATTCTGCAG CCTATGCTACAAGAGCTTGGAAAGCAGAACCCCCAGCTTTTAAGGCTAATTCAAGAGCATCATGCAGAATTTCTTCAGCTAATAAATGAGCCTCTTGAAGGTTCTGAAGG GGATATATTTGATCAGGCTGAACAAGAAATGCCTCATGCTATCAATGTTACCCCGGCAGAACAGGAGGCCATTGAGCGA CTTGAAGCAATGGGATTTGATAGAGCCCTTGTGATTGAAGCCTTTTTGGCTTGTGACCGAAACGAGGAATTGGCAGCAAACTATTTGTTGGAAAATGGTGGAGATTTTGAGGACTGA
- the LOC107913821 gene encoding ubiquitin receptor RAD23b isoform X2, producing MKLIVKTLKGSHFEIRVQPNDTVMAVKKNIEDIQGKDNYPCGQQLLIHNGKVLKDETTLAENKVSEDGFLVVMLSKSKSLGSTGASSAQPASSTPSTTVPASAPSSNSTPATGAPAQASQQTDTYSQAASNLVAGNNLEQTIQQLMDMGGGNWDKETVTRALRAAYNNPERAVDYLYSGIPESAEVAVPVARFSTSQTTETGAAPAAPVSGAPNSSPLNMFPQETLSGAAAGGDGSLDFLRNNQQFQALRTMVQSNPQILQPMLQELGKQNPQLLRLIQEHHAEFLQLINEPLEGSEGDIFDQAEQEMPHAINVTPAEQEAIERYFVFCL from the exons ATGAAGCTCATCGTCAAAACCCTAAAAGGCAGTCACTTTGAAATTAGGGTTCAGCCCAATGATACC GTTATGGCTGTGAAGAAAAACATAGAAGATATACAAGGGAAAGACAATTATCCATGTGGGCAACAGCTGTTGATTCATAATGGGAAGGTTTTGAAAGATGAAACTACTTTAGCTGAAAATAAAGTATCTGAAGATGGTTTtctggttgtcatgcttagcaag AGCAAGTCTTTGGGTTCAACTGGAGCCTCTTCTGCTCAG CCTGCGTCATCAACTCCATCTACCACTGTTCCTGCTTCTGCACCTTCTTCAAATTCTACACCTGCCACAGGAGCTCCTGCACAAGCATC TCAACAAACCGATACCTATAGTCAAGCTGCTTCGAATTTAGTTGCTGGTAATAATCTTGAGCAGACTATCCAACAATTGATGGATATGGGTGGAGGCAATTGGGACAAAGAAACTGTAACTCGTGCACTTCGAGCTGCTTATAATAACCCAGAGCGAGCAGTGGATTATCTATATTCT GGGATTCCTGAATCAGCAGAAGTGGCAGTGCCAGTGGCTCGTTTTTCTACAAGTCAGACTACTGAAACTGGTGCTGCCCCTGCTGCTCCTGTTTCAGGGGCTCCTAATTCTTCACCTTTGAATATGTTTCCTCAG GAAACACTTTCTGGGGCTGCTGCTGGTGGAGATGGATCCCTGGATTTCCTCCGGAACAACCAAcag TTCCAAGCATTGCGAACAATGGTGCAATCGAACCCACAAATTCTGCAG CCTATGCTACAAGAGCTTGGAAAGCAGAACCCCCAGCTTTTAAGGCTAATTCAAGAGCATCATGCAGAATTTCTTCAGCTAATAAATGAGCCTCTTGAAGGTTCTGAAGG GGATATATTTGATCAGGCTGAACAAGAAATGCCTCATGCTATCAATGTTACCCCGGCAGAACAGGAGGCCATTGAGCGA TATTTCGTTTTTTGTTTGTAG